The Caulobacter sp. 73W region ACGCCCGCGGAGGCGACCATGTCGATCCCGGCCCAGGCCAAGGAATTCGCCATCAACGCCTCCAACCTGCGCCACTGGTCCGCGCCGATGCGCGCGCATGTCGAAGGCTGGATCGCCGGCGCCGACGGCCCGCGCGGGCGTGACTTCAACATGCGCTGGATCGCCTCGATGGTGGCCGACGTGCACCGCGTCCTGACCCGCGGCGGCGTGTTCCTCTACCCTTGGGACAAGCGCATGGGCGACAAGGCGGGCAAGCTGCGCCTGCTCTATGAAGCCAATCCCATGAGCCTGCTGGTGGAGCGCGCGGGCGGCGCATCGTTCGATGGCGAAGGCTCGATCCTCGACACCAAGGTCACCAGCCTGCACCAGCGCGTGCCGGTGATGATGGGAGCCCGTGACGAGATCACCGCCCTGGCCGAGGCCGGCGTCGGCGCCAAGACCTGAAAAGACCTCTCGACAGAAAGCTTGGCCTTAAAGCCGCCGCTTTACTGTGATGGAAACTTCATCAGATCACGAAGACTTGTGACGCATCACGTCCGCAGATCGCCCGCCAGGAGGGATGACTGTGGACGGCGGCGCAAAGCTGGTCTTTGCTTGAAGTGCGGTCGCCAGGCGATCGCGGGGTTGTCGGGGATTGAGCATGAAGCGCCGCGCACCTGCACGGTTCAGCTCCAGACGCTTGCTGGTGCTGATGACCATCACCCTTTCCAGCCTGCCGCTGGTGGCGGCGGCCGGCTCGCTCATCGCAGCGCCCTATCTCGGCGACGCCCAGTTCATCGTCGAGGTTCTGCTGCCCGCCGCCATGACCTTCGCGGCCGGCAACGCCATGGCCCTGATCATGATACGGCGCTGCGGGCGCAGACCCGTGTCCCGTCCGGCGTCGCGCGCCAGCCGTTCCCGCTCGCAAGCCGCCTGAGGCGGCGACGCGATGCGGCCCTCGACCGTCCGTGACAGTCGAGGGCGCCGAATGCTCTGAAGTGCAAACTCGGCCCCGACCGGGATTTTCGTCCCAGCGGCGGGGTGCGCACCGCCCCAGCCTTGGCCCGCGCCGTGCGAAAGGCTTGCGCCCGACCGCATCCGCGCGACAGCCTATGGCCGCCCCAAGCCTGATGTCTGACGCCTTGAGGGTCCCGGCGCAAACGCCGCGTTACTCATTTCGTGCGCGAGGCCGCTTCACGCTCCCACCGCGCCAGCACGCCCAGACGCTCCAGGCGACCCAGCATGCGTCGCAGATCTGTGTCGTTGGTCTCCGCCAGGCGGAAGAGCTCCGGGGCCGCGGCGCGCTGCGGAACCGCGACATAGCCTTGACGGCGACGCTGGCAGAAACCTGCATCCTCGAGAAGCTGCAGGTGCCGGCGGATGGTCTCACGACTGAGCGGCAGCCCGTCGACCAGGCTCACGATCCGGCGCGGCGTTGCATACTGAAGCGGGTCCGCCATCCAGGCCGGCAGATCCGCGGCGTCCAGATCGGCGATATTCTCGAGAACCAGCTCGAGGAGGACGAGACTGGTCAGGACGTTGCCGGTCAGAGCCACCAGGGCCGGGCAGATGCGCAGAGCGTATTCCGACACTACCCGATTGGCGGCCCGTATGAGCGGATCGTCCGCCTCTTCATGCGCGGCCAGGGGGGCTTCGACGATTCCCGCGGCGCGCAGGCTTAGGAAGAACTGGCGCGTTCGCTCGTAACGCGCCTCCTGCAGCGCGCCATATTCGGGCGAGGTGACCGCGCTGTTGGGAATGATCACGCCGTTGGGGGTTGAGATGCACAGCCCGCGCGCGGTCAGGGCGACGAAGCGACGACGCACGGTCTCGAACGGAAGCCCCAGGGACTGGGCGACGGAGTTGATGCTTACCGGCCGGCGCAGGTCGTCGGGCGCGGACTTGTCCAGCCGGCCGTAGAGGACGGCGAGTTCCGCATCACGATCGACCGGCGCCATGTTGGCGTCGAGGGCGGTGGTGAAGGCCAACGCCTCGACTAGATCGCTTCGATCGGCCGTGATGCGCACGAGGTCGCGCACATAGCCGAGACTCGCCAGGGCGGTCTTGAGGAACGGCGAATGGAAATCGACCGCCGAAAGCGAAACTTGGTCGAGCATGAGCAAGAATAGCGTTGCGCGTCTTTGCTTGGCAAACGCGGGAACTTGAGGAGTTCTAGTAAGCGGTCTTCTGGAAGAGGACGACGAGTGCGGTCTTGAAGAGGATCTTCAGGTCCAGGGCGACCGACCAGTTCTCGATGTAGGCCACGTCCATCCGCACGCGCTCGGCCATTAGGTTGTCGCAGGACTCGCCGCGCAGGCCGCTGACCTGGGCCAGACCCGTGAGGCCCGGGCGGACCATGTAGCGGGCGTCGTAGTCGGCCACCTGGCCGCGGCACAGGACGTCGTGGGCGACGGCGTGCGGACGCGGACCGATCAGGGACATCTCGCCTTTGAGCACATTGATGAGCTGCGGCAGCTCGTCGATGCTGGAGCGGCGCAAGAAGCGGCCGATGGCGGTGATGCGGTCATCGTCGCGGGTGGCCTGCTTGAAGGCGCCCTCCTCAGCGACCCGCATGGAGCGGAACTTCAGGATCAGGAAGGCCTTGCCGTTCAGGCCGGTGCGGCGTTGGCGGAAGAAGATCGGGCCCTTGGAGGACAGCGCCACGCCCAGCGCGGCCGGGATCGTGATGGGCAGGGTGAAGATCAACATGCCGAGCGCCACGACCACGTCGATGGCGCGCTTCACCAGACTGGTGACCGCCGCCGGCGCGCGCTCGGCCGCCAGCATCTCCTCGGCTGTGTCGA contains the following coding sequences:
- a CDS encoding exopolysaccharide biosynthesis polyprenyl glycosylphosphotransferase; translation: MFNIDTAEEMLAAERAPAAVTSLVKRAIDVVVALGMLIFTLPITIPAALGVALSSKGPIFFRQRRTGLNGKAFLILKFRSMRVAEEGAFKQATRDDDRITAIGRFLRRSSIDELPQLINVLKGEMSLIGPRPHAVAHDVLCRGQVADYDARYMVRPGLTGLAQVSGLRGESCDNLMAERVRMDVAYIENWSVALDLKILFKTALVVLFQKTAY